The DNA sequence CATAATTTTCCCCTTATCACCTGATACCTCTAAAGTCCCTTATGCATAAATTTAATTTTATCCCCTTCTATCTCTATAATTCCATAATTCCCGTCTTGTGCCGCTCCAGGATTAAAAATCTCTATATTTTTATATTTTTCATAATATTTATTGTGAGTATGCCCAAAAATCACCACATCTACTTTTTTCTTTTCTGCAACTAATTTCAAATTATCATACCCTCTTTTTACTCCATATAAATGGCCATGAGTTAATAAAAACTTAAATCCATCTATTTGAATTTCTAATTCTTCTTTACTATCTCTATCCATATAATCTGTATTTCCTTTTACTATATAAAATTTAATTTTATCATTATATAAATAAGATAATTCTATCCCATCTTTTGAATGATCACCTGTAAAAATTATATAATCAGGTTTTTCTTTTTCTACCATTTTATGAATTTTATCAAATTTTCCATGACTATCTGATATAACTAATATTTTAGCCATTTTCTAACCTATAAATACAGGTATTTTAGAATTTTCTAACAATTTAGCTCCTAAATCTCCAACTATTTTTTCAAATGAAAAAAAATGTTTTAAATTCCCCATTATAAGCATATCTTTTTCATTAATAAACTCAATACTATCTTTTACTCCTAATCTAACTTCTTTATATCCTTTTTTTGAAATATTAAAATACTCTTTTAATTCCAAATCATCATCTTCTTCTTTAATATATAAAATATCTAACCTTACTACATCACTAAAAATATTCAAAAATGAAAAAATACTTTTATTAGATTTTTCTTCTAAGTCATCAGCAAAAACAACATTATCTAATCCAAAATCTCCTTTTTCAGGAATTAAAATAATCGGTTTTTCATGTACTCTAAGTAAAGCTTTTATCTCAGAATCTATAATTTCTTTCTTTGTTGTAATTAATATATCTGCACTATTTAATTTTTTTATAGCTGATTCTACAGTTAATCCCTCTACAATAGAAAATTTTGCAGGTCCAAACTCTTTTAAAAACTTTTCTTTTATAGCTTGTGATGTTTTGACTTCTATCTCTTCCCATTCTTTAATTATATAATTCGATGATGTATCCATTATCATTCCTTCTACTCCTGCAGGAATAATATCATATTTATTTACATCTTTAACATATAACCCTTCTACCCTCAATTTATATTTTTCTTGTAATTTTTTCCCATAATTTATTAAAGATTCGCTTCCTTCTTCATTCCTAAAAAAAAGTACTATTTTATTAAACATAAAAATCGCCTCCTAAGTTATTTTTATCTTTTATCATTTTTATATAAATTACTATATTCTATTTATATTTTAGCACAATTTCTTCTTATTTTAAAGTATATTTTTTCAGGTTGATAGTGTAAAGTTTTTGTAGAAAAAATAATTTCAGCACAAAGACACAAAGCACTCAAAGTTACACAAAGAAAAAATTTTTTAAAACCACAGGATAAACATAGATTAAAACTGATAAATAAAAATTGGTAAATAATTATCTGCGTTTATCTACGGATAAAATACTACAATTATTTTACACTACCCTTTCAGGATTATTAATAATATAATTAACTCACAAAAAGGTATTTAGTTTTCTTCATACTACTATATCTAGTATTTGAAGGATTTTAAAAAACTACATTTTTGAGTTCTAATCATAATCTATATAAGCAAAAAGAGGCATTCTAAAATGCCTCTCCTTGTGTCATTCTTATTTGAGTCCCTTCATCTGAATTTGATATATCACTTCTTATTACAATCTTTTCTCCAAAATAATATCTAAATCCTAATCCAAAATCATAATGAAAATCTTTTGTAAATAAATCTAAATTAAATTTATCATTTACCCTTCCCATTTCTACGAGTAATGCTATTTTTAAATTTTTAATATATTTTTCAATAGGTATTTTTAATTCTCCTTGAAATAAAACAGCATTATTATCAAAAAATCTATAATAATAGTATCCTTTTAATGTATCTAAATCTCCTAATAAAGCCATATCCATAAAAGGTGCATATATGTATATTTTTTCATCTTGTCCACTTAGCTTTTTCAGAGCAGTTCTCTCTTTATCTAATATTTTTTTCCCCCCCATATTTATTGCTAAAAATCTAAATCCTAAATCCCAATTATTATATATTTTAAAATATTTTCTCGCATCAAAGCTAAGTTTATAATAATCCCAATCATTTTCACTATTATGACCTAATAGATTCAAACTTTTTTTAACTCCTACAATCATCTTATAATCTTTATTTTTATAATGTTCAAAATATAGATTTAGTGTATCAGTCTTTAGATCCCTAACTTGTGTATCCAATGATTGGTAAGAATATCCTATTTTAAAATTATTTTTCTCATTAATTTTATATTTAAACTCTAAATTATTTCCAAGTAAGTTACCTTTATAAAGTCTGTATCCATTAAACTTCCACTTCTCATCTTCTGGAATCAACCCTAATTTTTGTAATACTAATTTACCATTATTTGAAAGTTTCGTATATTCTTTATTTCCCATATAATATTTGTCTTCTTGCGACAAGTTTTGATAACCATCTAATATTCCTAAAAAATCTTCAGGTATTTTTTGATTCAAACTATCGTTTCCTATATCACCACTTTTTATATCATTAAATTTTATGAATTGAGTATCTAATGTTACACTCCATTTTTTATTTAACTTAAAATCATTAAATTTATTCCAAAATGTAAAAATGTTTGTTTGTGGAGAATATAAAACTACATTTGTCCAAATCCCATCTCTTTTTAAAAAATTTTTATTATAATATAAATCGCCTACCATAACTCCAGCTTCATTTATATAATATACAAAAGGGATAAAGTTATCTTTAGCTCCATCAGAAAAATTATATATTCCACTATACGAATTAACAAAATTTAATATTAAATATATTAATACAATTAATTTTTTCATTTATATCTATTTCTCCTCTCTATTTTCATCACTATCTTATTTGACCATTTCCTTCTACAATATATTTGTATGTGGTAAGTTCTGCTAATGCCACAGGTCCTCTTGCATGTAATTTATTTGTACTAATTCCTATCTCAGCTCCAAATCCAAACATAGCTCCATCTGTAAATCTTGTTGAAGCATTCACATATACAGTAGAAGCATCAATTCCATTTAAAAATTTATTTGCACTTTCATAATCTTTTGTAACTATAGCTTCTGAATGTTTTGAGCCATGTTTATTTATATGAGTAATTGCTTCATCTACACTATCTACCATCTTTATAGATAATATTAAATCCAAATATTCTGTATCCCAATCCTTTTCTTCTGCTAATTTTATATCTTTTAAAATTTGTTTTGTTTGTTTACATCCTCTTAATTCCACACCTGCTTTTTTAAATTCTTCTGCCATTTGTGGTAAAAACTCTTCTGCTATATTTTTATTTACTAACATAGTTTCCATTGCATTACATACACCTGGTCTTTGCACTTTTGCGTTAAAACATATTTTTTTTGCCATTTCTATATCTGCCATTTCATCTACATAAGTATGACAAAGCCCTTTATCATGATAAATAACAGGAACTTTTGCGTTTTCAGTAACTGCTTTTATTAATCCAGAACCTCCTCTTGGAATTATTACATCTATATAATCTACCATTTGAGTAAGAATTTTTACAGCTTCTCTATCTATTGTTTGTACTAAATTTATGCTGTCGCTTGGCAATCCAACTTCATCTAATGATTCTTTTATTATTTTTGCTATTATTTTATTTGAGTTTATAGCCTCTTTTCCACCTCTTAAAATTATTGCATTTCCTGATTTTAAAGCTAATGCAGATGCATCTGCTGTTACATTTGGTCTTGATTCATAAATCATAGCTATCACACCTATTGGAACTCTAACTTTTCTTATTTTTATCCCATCTTCTGTTGTCCAACCAGTTAAAATTTCTCCTACTGGGTCAGTTAAAGTTGCTATTTTTTCTACTCCAGATGCCATACTTTCAATTCTGTCACTAGTTAGCAGTAATCTATCTAACATTGCTTTTGATAATCCTCTCTCTTTCCCTGCTACAATATCTTTTTCATTCTCTTTTTCAATATCTTTTATATTCTTTCTTAAATTTTCAGCTATTTTTCTTAACGCCAAATTTTTTTCTTTTGTTGATGCTACTGTCAATTTTAATGATGCTTCTTTTGCTTTTTTCCCATACTCATATAACTCTTCCCTTAATTCCATAATATCTACCTCCGATATAATTTCTTATCCAGTTTTATTTTACTTTTTTATTCTATTTTAACATAGAAAAATAAGAATGTAAATAAAAAAAGGAGCTATAATAGCTCCCTTTTATATTTTTTCTACCTTATCTAACAAATCCATCTCTTCCTGCATAAATTGCATCTTTTCCTAATTTCTTTTCTATTCTCATTAATTGATTGTATTTTGCTAATCTCTCTCCTCTACAAGGAGCTCCTGTCTTCAAATGTCCTGTATTCATTCCAACTGTAAAATCAGCTATAAAACTATCTGTTGTTTCTCCACTTCTATGAGACACCATTGCACCCCAACCAGCTTTTTTAGCCATTTTTATAGTTGCTATTGTTTCTGTCAATGTTCCTATTTGATTAAGTTTTATTAATACCCCATTAGCAACATCTTTTTCTATTCCTTTTTTTAGCCTTTCAACATTAGTTACAAATAGGTCATCTCCTACTAATTCTATTTTATCTCCTAGCTTCTCATTAAGTAGTTTCCACCCATCCCAATCATCTTCTGCTAAACCATCTTCTATAAGAATTAAAGGATATTTCTCCACCCATTCAGCATACATCTCTACCATCTCTTCTGCTGTTAATTTCCTACCTTCTGTTCTTAAATTATATAACTTTTCTTCTGCATTATAAAATTCACTTGAAGCTGGATCTATTGCAATTGATATATCCTCACCAGGTTTATATCCAGCTTTTTTTATAGCTTCCACAATGGAATCCATTGCTTCTGAATTGGTTTTTAATGTTGGTGCAAATCCGCCTTCATCTCCTACTCCAACTGAATGCCCTCTCTCTTTTAATACTGTTCTTAAATTATGATATGTTTCACTTGCCCATCTTAAAGCTTCTCTAAAATTTGGAGCTCCAACAGGACAAATCATAAACTCTTGTAAATCTGGCCCTTGCCAATTAGCATGAACTCCTCCATTTAACACGTTAAACATTGGACAAGGCAAACTGTTTGCTGTAAATCCACCAATATACTCAAATAGTGGAACTTTCAATGAATTAGATGCTGCCCTTGCTACTGCTAAACTTACTCCTAAAATTGCATTTGCCCCTAATTTTCCTTTGTTTGAAGTTCCATCAAGTTTTATCATTGCATTATCTATTTCAGATTGATTTAATGCCTCCATTCCTATTACTAATTTTGCAATATTTTCATTAACATTTTTAACTGCTTTTAGCACTCCTTTTCCTTGATACCTTTTTTTATCTCCATCTCTTAATTCTACTGCTTCATGAACTCCTGTTGATGCTCCAGAAGGAACTCCAGCCAATCCAACAGTTCCATCCTCTAATACTACTTCTACCTCTACAGTTGGATTTCCCCTTGAATCTAAAATTTCCATTGCTGATACTTCTTTAATTAATGTAGACATTCCCATCCTCTCCTTTTAGAATTTTGTAATATCTGTGTCTCTTTTTTTTAAATAAAATAATTCAAACAAAAATAGCTTCTACAACAAAATATTAAAATTTTATTGTAGAAGCCATTAGCTATTATAAGCAGTTTGGATTTTTCCTGGAGAGCTTCATCTCCAATATTTTATTTTCTATATTTTTAGTATACTACCCTTTTTTATCAATGTCAAATTAATTTTTTTTAATCTCTTATTATTTTTTCCATTATTACATAATTAATTCCAGCTTTTTTAAATGTTTCATCTGTATTTTTCATTCCAAATTTCGTATAAAATTTGCTTTTATCCTTACGAGCATTACACCATATTCTTTTTATATTATTCTCTAATGCAATTTCAAATATATATTTAAGTAATTTTGTCCCTATCCCTTGACCTTGATATTCATTTAAAGTAGCAAATTTCCTAAATTGAAGTTCTTCATTTTTTATAAAAATAGAAATTACAGAAACAATCTTATTTCCAATATAAACTCCATAATGTTTTCCATTAGAATCACAAGGTATCTTAACAAATTCAATACTTTTCTTTGGCCACATTACTATATGTCTAACTTTTATAACCTCTTCTATATTAGCTTCTTTTATTATAAAATTCATTTTATCCTCCTAAAAATATAGCTTTTCATCTCCTAGTAATAATTTTTAAGATAACATTTATGTTTCCCTTTATTAATTACTTTTAATTCTCCGCTTTTCTCTAATTGCCTTAATGCTTTTAATATTTTTTCAGGTTCATATTTTCTAAATTTTCCTGCTATTTTTTCTTTAGTTTTTGCTGCATTACAAAATTCTAAAATTTCTATTTTTATATAATCAATTTTTAGCGGAACTCTTTTTTTTGCATTAACTATTGTATAGCCTCTGTTGCCATCAATTTTTTCCCCTATTGTATACTCTAAATATTTTAAATTTTCATCTAAAAATTGTCTTAATTTTTTCTTGATTTTCCCACCTTTTCCAGAAGAACCATATCCATGAATAATCTTTATACTTTTCCCAATATTTTCATTATAAACTTGTATAAATTTATCAATTGCATTCTCAACCGTTAATTCATGCATATCAATTATTCTCATTTTTCACACCTCTATTTTCAAACATTCTTTAAATATTATTCAAATACATAGTTTCTATATAACTATTACCTATTTTTGTCTTAAAATATTTCTCTTTTATTGATACAATACTATCTTTTAATAATTTATCCTCGTAAATATTTATTATAAAATCTGCTTCTATTAATATTTGAAAATCTATATTATCAATTTTTGAATAGCTATGATGGTTTCCAATTAAAAAAAGAACTCTTTCTAATATTTTGTGTTTCAAATTATACTTTTTCAATATCTCTTTTGCTACACCAGGTCCTTCAATCTCTTGATATTTCCCGCTACTGCTATTATATTTTTCTTCACTTATTTTTATTCCAATATCATGTAAAATAGCTGCTATTTCTATTATAAATAAATTCTCATCTGATACTTTTTCATTTTCACCTATATTTTTAGCAATAGTATATACTTTTATTGCATGATTTATTCTTCTGACATCATTTTCAAAATATTCAATCATATCTTTTAATATTTCCGCAATCAATTTATTCACCTCATATTTTAATCTTTTCTCATATAAATTCTATCTATTCCAATTCCATATTCATCTTTTAACATTTTAATTTCTTTAAATCCAAATTTCTTATATAAATTTATTGCTATTATATTTTTTTCTGAAACTGTTAAAGATAATTTATTAATTTTATATTTTTTTAATTCTTCTATTGTATTTTTTAATAAATAGTTTCCATATCCTTTGCCTTTAAATTCATCTAAAATTGCTAAACTAAATATATACGCTTCATTATTGCCCCATTTTTGCATTAACTCTAATACCCCTATTACTTTTCCACAACTTTCTAACCCAAAAATCTTGCCATATCGTACTATTGGCATTAATACCCATTCATCTATTGCACCTTTTCCAAAAGATTTTTCCTCTATTTCTTTTATTTGGACAATTTTTTCTCTCTGCTCCGGAAAAATCTCAACAAATTTAATCTCTTTTTCAACTTTTCCACACTTCTTTTCCACATTTCCACACCCTTTTCCCCAAAATATGTTGAAAATTCAATTTTTACTTACTAAAAATAGCTGTTTTTACCAATTGTCCTATTTCATTATCTTTTTCATTTCATCATTACCTAAGAATATTGAAAGAATAAAAGACAAAATATTTTTTAATTATAATTTTTTTATCTGTATTCATCCCTTGGTTTTAAATGTTTTTCCTTTGTACTGAAATCATTTCCCCTAATATCTAACATCATACAAATAAAGCCCATTTGGAGGAGCAATATACTTTTTCTTCTCTCCATTAGGATTTTCCAAACTTTCCACAATATAATCTTTATCTAATTTCTCGAAATATATATTTAAAGCAACCCCCATAATTATCCTAACCATACTTTTCAAAAAACTATTTGCTTCTATATAAACTTCTACAACATTCCCATTTTTATTTACTTTTATCTCAAATATCTCTCTTATTGGCGAGTTTGCTCCACAATCAGATTTACGAAATCTGTTAAAATTATATCTTCCAACTAAAGGATTTAAGATATTTTGTAATTTTTCTATATCTATATCTTTATCTCCAATAAATGTTATATGATTATGTTCAAAAACAGTAAATTCAGATCTCTTTTTTATTTTATATATATAACTTCTTTTTTTAGCAGAAAACCTAGAATGAAAATCAGCAGGCATAAGTTTAGCCTGCTTAATTAATATATTTCCACTTAATTTTCCATTAATAATTTTTGCCAATCTTTCTATTGGTATTTTAGTTTCTGTAAAAAAATTTGCTACTTGTTTTATTGCATGAACTCCTCTATCTGTTCTCCCTGAAAAAACCATATTTACTTTTTCACCTAATATTTTATATAATGCTTTTTCTATTTCTCCTTGAACAGTAACTGCATCTGGCTGTCTTTGAGAACCAAAATAAACGCTCCCATCATATTCTAACTCAACCATTATATTTTTCATTTTTTACATATTTCCTTTATTACATCTTCTAAAATATTTTTAATATCTATTTTATCCTCTTTTCCTTCAAGAATATTATAAAAATTATCAAAAGTAAACTCATTTATTCTATATAAAACTTCTCCTACTACATTTTCCAACTCTTTTTCTTCTCCAACTGCCTCTATTCCCATTTCAATTAATTTTTTATTTAATGCAGGAATTAATTTTTTATATTCAATGTGTCCCTCTC is a window from the Haliovirga abyssi genome containing:
- the eno gene encoding phosphopyruvate hydratase; this encodes MSTLIKEVSAMEILDSRGNPTVEVEVVLEDGTVGLAGVPSGASTGVHEAVELRDGDKKRYQGKGVLKAVKNVNENIAKLVIGMEALNQSEIDNAMIKLDGTSNKGKLGANAILGVSLAVARAASNSLKVPLFEYIGGFTANSLPCPMFNVLNGGVHANWQGPDLQEFMICPVGAPNFREALRWASETYHNLRTVLKERGHSVGVGDEGGFAPTLKTNSEAMDSIVEAIKKAGYKPGEDISIAIDPASSEFYNAEEKLYNLRTEGRKLTAEEMVEMYAEWVEKYPLILIEDGLAEDDWDGWKLLNEKLGDKIELVGDDLFVTNVERLKKGIEKDVANGVLIKLNQIGTLTETIATIKMAKKAGWGAMVSHRSGETTDSFIADFTVGMNTGHLKTGAPCRGERLAKYNQLMRIEKKLGKDAIYAGRDGFVR
- the truA gene encoding tRNA pseudouridine(38-40) synthase TruA; protein product: MKNIMVELEYDGSVYFGSQRQPDAVTVQGEIEKALYKILGEKVNMVFSGRTDRGVHAIKQVANFFTETKIPIERLAKIINGKLSGNILIKQAKLMPADFHSRFSAKKRSYIYKIKKRSEFTVFEHNHITFIGDKDIDIEKLQNILNPLVGRYNFNRFRKSDCGANSPIREIFEIKVNKNGNVVEVYIEANSFLKSMVRIIMGVALNIYFEKLDKDYIVESLENPNGEKKKYIAPPNGLYLYDVRY
- a CDS encoding Smr/MutS family protein, yielding MRIIDMHELTVENAIDKFIQVYNENIGKSIKIIHGYGSSGKGGKIKKKLRQFLDENLKYLEYTIGEKIDGNRGYTIVNAKKRVPLKIDYIKIEILEFCNAAKTKEKIAGKFRKYEPEKILKALRQLEKSGELKVINKGKHKCYLKNYY
- a CDS encoding HD domain-containing protein; translation: MIAEILKDMIEYFENDVRRINHAIKVYTIAKNIGENEKVSDENLFIIEIAAILHDIGIKISEEKYNSSSGKYQEIEGPGVAKEILKKYNLKHKILERVLFLIGNHHSYSKIDNIDFQILIEADFIINIYEDKLLKDSIVSIKEKYFKTKIGNSYIETMYLNNI
- a CDS encoding GNAT family N-acetyltransferase — its product is MEKKCGKVEKEIKFVEIFPEQREKIVQIKEIEEKSFGKGAIDEWVLMPIVRYGKIFGLESCGKVIGVLELMQKWGNNEAYIFSLAILDEFKGKGYGNYLLKNTIEELKKYKINKLSLTVSEKNIIAINLYKKFGFKEIKMLKDEYGIGIDRIYMRKD
- a CDS encoding glutamate-5-semialdehyde dehydrogenase codes for the protein MELREELYEYGKKAKEASLKLTVASTKEKNLALRKIAENLRKNIKDIEKENEKDIVAGKERGLSKAMLDRLLLTSDRIESMASGVEKIATLTDPVGEILTGWTTEDGIKIRKVRVPIGVIAMIYESRPNVTADASALALKSGNAIILRGGKEAINSNKIIAKIIKESLDEVGLPSDSINLVQTIDREAVKILTQMVDYIDVIIPRGGSGLIKAVTENAKVPVIYHDKGLCHTYVDEMADIEMAKKICFNAKVQRPGVCNAMETMLVNKNIAEEFLPQMAEEFKKAGVELRGCKQTKQILKDIKLAEEKDWDTEYLDLILSIKMVDSVDEAITHINKHGSKHSEAIVTKDYESANKFLNGIDASTVYVNASTRFTDGAMFGFGAEIGISTNKLHARGPVALAELTTYKYIVEGNGQIR
- a CDS encoding metallophosphoesterase — protein: MAKILVISDSHGKFDKIHKMVEKEKPDYIIFTGDHSKDGIELSYLYNDKIKFYIVKGNTDYMDRDSKEELEIQIDGFKFLLTHGHLYGVKRGYDNLKLVAEKKKVDVVIFGHTHNKYYEKYKNIEIFNPGAAQDGNYGIIEIEGDKIKFMHKGL
- a CDS encoding GNAT family N-acetyltransferase; protein product: MNFIIKEANIEEVIKVRHIVMWPKKSIEFVKIPCDSNGKHYGVYIGNKIVSVISIFIKNEELQFRKFATLNEYQGQGIGTKLLKYIFEIALENNIKRIWCNARKDKSKFYTKFGMKNTDETFKKAGINYVIMEKIIRD